A genome region from Cyprinus carpio isolate SPL01 chromosome B23, ASM1834038v1, whole genome shotgun sequence includes the following:
- the LOC122141949 gene encoding testis-expressed protein 49-like yields MAFFGLTYLGYQNPFGDRMVTSRHNNLTRDSSDLHLGSQSRYQDLSRRVQRSPKELYRVPVTDNQQYGWWVSTDGLKNREPWTQTRRFPRKNSEMTKFVNEMSMTCPDFSLF; encoded by the exons ATGGCTTTCTTCGGACTCACATATTTGGGCTATCAGAACCCTTTTGGGGACAGGATGGTAACATCTAGGCACAACAATCTTACACGAG ACTCATCAGACCTGCATCTCGGCAGTCAGAGCAGATATCAGGACTTGAGCAGACGCGTTCAGAGGT cTCCTAAAGAGCTGTATCGTGTACCTGTGACGGACAACCAGCAGTACGGCTGGTGGGTTTCCACCGATGGCCTGAAGAACCGGGAGCCTTGGACTCAAACCCGTCGCTTCCCACGCAAAAACAGCGAAATGACCAA GTTTGTGAATGAGATGTCAATGACTTGCCCAGACTTCAGCTTGTTTTGA